In Tenebrio molitor chromosome 1, icTenMoli1.1, whole genome shotgun sequence, the sequence agactattttttgcaaataacattttttttttgtaaattgtcttTTACAACCATTTAGGTATCACAGAATGAAGTAAATGACGAGATAGTATTATAGTTTAATCTAAAAACAGGGCTAGGCTTTGTAATttccacaaaaataaaagtgaacaGGGGGttaaaaaattagcatgtaaaaccctttggtcaatctttaaaaaaactcgCTGTATATATAAAGTCCTCGTtgaaaatagtcaattttgacttaaattgtaatagtagtttatttgacgagttcttgtgtaaattgggtttttttggcacgagtgggtcagtttaaaacgcgagtgaaacgagcgttttaaaggcccatgagtgccaaaaaagcccgcGTGAACACTTTGTTTGCGGTACAACCGCAGGGAGTGCTGCATTACTGCGAACGCGGGAAATTTCTTCTCGCAAAAGTTAGATacgatattttttgtaaagctagtttgacacgatgctaaatttgttaggaaatgagagaccctcgatcaggaccaatgaacgatcaggatcatagtctgtctttgtcattcctgatcgttcattggtcctgatcgagggtctctctcattttctaacaaattttctacaaaatttagcatcgtgtcaaactagCTTAAAAACGaataactcaaaaatatttaaaaataaattttaaaatatttattttcggGGTTCTGTTATTACTCTGAAttacatatacatatgtattcttatttgttttataataaaattactcaTTTATTGTGTTACTGAGAATTAATGTTACAATTGCAAATGTGACGAgacgtccattttgtttaaagtgaattAACGTTTCCGTCTGTTTACATTATTAAATACCAACCTTACAATGCAATTTCCCCTAGTTTCTGctgcaaaagaaaaaacacgGCGTGCGGGGAATCGTTTCCGCACTCGGAGGACAATCGGGAAGTACCGATTTTAAGGCTATGAGCACAGTATACCTTCTTAGAAGCACAGTATACCTTcttagggggtcattcacgaaactcggtaaggctcgataaggtgttgcaaattcaaaaccatgacaaccgacattgttgaagcattgtatttaccgtttcgttaacgatttgcaaatttgcaaagtttcgtgAATCTCCCCCTTAGAAGGTATACTGTGCTATGAGTACtgtggcggccaaaaaattttaaccgTCACTATCTTGGCGTTCATGTAAAGTGtcaaataaacctttaggaaccgtaaccccactttcgattcttgtcattttgacatgtaCCTATATTGTTATTCCGCATATAACTATTTggtacacgctcataattcacaattaaatcaaagaacacattttatgaaattcactcaaaagaaaattattaatttttgaattattccaattttaacattacagtcaaaaatgaccaagatttacaactacggtgttataaataaatatctcattgttggTGAACAGCCAacaaacatctgttgagaacttttctagtataaaatatttcttaaatccctaaagggtaccataaataacctcttttgtggaagtgaccgcCCAATAATAAgactaaattttgcactttaatatcaaattccatttatttcaaaaaccggtgatgttttcatgatttcaatcacacaaatttttcctaaatgtttgacaagactctcagtgaaaaatcatgtaaattaatgtaggtagcggttattgaattatgtaaaatgaaatatgtaggtatgtatttacctgtttcataaaaaaaattgaaatttttacagaatattcttgaatttttttgagaattttggatcgattagaagtgggtgttttcgattgggcggtaaaacttgaatcaccctgtacaaatGTTATgagaaaacaaaacttttcagacgaccactgtgaaatatggcacatttcacacggtttttccttagtgaaaatttaaaattgcaaacgatttcaacacgaacacgaacgaacagcctaaccgtgtacaatgaaaaatttgagaaatctgattggccgacagctgtgtgtttttatattgtacacgggccgatgattaacgatgtctatctccgcgcaacggcataattattttgtccgcagctctgtcgaataatatttgtagtttgaagggatgccgaatatattaggttttttttttgtggtcgtcggaaaaatatcgtgtataccacgtattgaaaattcgatttcacaatcttctttcattttcaactcttgatatacaatatactataaCATTATAACATAAGTTTTTACCGATTAGGTTCCTATTAGGATTcaatttgtttcaaattcgatGTCGGCGTcgtatattaaataaaatcattcAGACAATACTATatacactgtttttcttttggttttcctcttttgttaatagtgaaatacaattgacaaaagaggaaaaccaaaagaaaaacactaataatataaactcggtacaggttgcaaagacacacttgtcatttatttgcaacagcgcttttatggcattagtcatttgaaattactttaaaactgtactcctatggaaaatattcaacccaaactatgattttctggtcccttatttggttcagaaatatgaaaaaaatgctgttgcaaatgacaagtgtctttgcaacctgtaccgagtttacaTTCATATTTATAAAAGATATTGACAAACATacttctgttttatttatttatcgggCACATTAATATGTAATTCGTATCGTTCACATAATTAAATGATCAGTTAATAAAATgcgaatattttttatctattATAAATAGCACagttggttacaaaaaaaaaccggaaacgaaaatttacctaatgtaaatttgattttatccatttgtcaattaggtgtctacttgacaatacttatcaaataattttaaaaaatgtcattaaattttgacgttaattctaacttacctctcgtaagaaggtttcacactatgaaaaaattgtaaaaatgtgccaGTTTTATTCCGACAGTTCCTGTTTTTTTCGCAACCAACTGTATTTACGTTTTTAAGGAAAGGGAAAATATTCTCTGTAAGTATTACATCAAAACAAAGGTTGAAGATTTGGTGGAACCCAGTTTTTTACGTTGTTTATATGAGGCCAATATTGAAACAAGGTTGAATTTCTCTTTTTTAGCGATGTTGATtaaagtaaataaacaaacgaattcgttatttatgaaaatatgGTCCAATATGTGTACTGTTTTATCTCATTGTACCACCTACCTACCAACCAGTCTGTGTGCAGTAAATATCGATAAAACGAGAGGGAAAGAGGAATGAACAATAAAGAAAAGGTGCACTCACTCTCTTTTAGTTTAGTGCAGAAAATCGTGAATTAAATCATACTATATCGGATTCATTGACAAATTTTAAGTGCACGGTAATGAATGAATCTCGTGTACAACTGAACAAATCCTAATCTGATAACAGTCAACACAGCTCACAGTTCATTTACatgtactttaaaaaaatttaaactccTCTAGTACAACCTTTGAAGCAACTGCACGGTCATTCAGTTACTTCGAGCTGTTAAAATAGTTGAGATAAACACAATTCCCTTATCCGTGTTGTCGAGGATAACCGCCTGCGAATTTTATCGTAATTCAAGATTATCCGTTTTTAATCGACTTCTTAAGAACTCTGACTAACACCACTAATAATACTCGTATCTTCGGCGAAATTCTACAAAGACCTCTAATTTTAAACGGAGAATTTTCGGATGGGAATGTACGTTGttccatttgaaaatttaaaatgtgtgGTGGTATTAAAATATGCACAACCTTGAAATTAAATACGTAAAATATGACGGTTCAACGTAAAAACGGAGTACGTTACAGTTGTTTTGAAATGCGTATGTCGGTCGCGTTTGAACGAagctttataaaaaattcaccgACACGAGAATTTCTCTGACCGGTAATAATTGCAAAACGGAAAAGGAAAATGCGTTAAAGCGCGGGGTTCGTGTGCGTCCATTTTCGTGAACGGCATcgattgtttttttgtttttactcaTGTGACGTGTAAATATGTGACGGAGTCGAGTTCAAAAAGGGGAAAAGGTCCTCGCACGGTGGCGTCGCCGTAGACACTGTCGTAGGTGGGATGTGTGTCAGGATGCGTTCCTAAATCTTCGTCGGGACCGGAAGCGTGTGAGGCGTAGGTGTGGTGTGGAAGCGGTAAGAACGGGAGTCGCTTCCCTATTGATCGTCTATTTTGCTCTGCGGGGGTTGTATATCACCCTGAACTTGACACCATATCAGAGCGGGCCAAGCATCTCTTTCAATTCCGATTGTTCATTTCCCGTCGCCGCCGCCAGATGGCTCCGATTTTTTCGAAAGGGACGAGAACGCCTCGCCGGCCGAAAACGGACCCGTCCCCCGATTGATCGACCGTcgataatgcaacaacaacgCTCCGAATGGTAAAAGACGTAGCGACAAACTGGCGTAGAACGCCCCAGACATAGGGCGGTGCTGCGCGAAGTTGAATGAAACATCACGTCGGCGAGTACTACGAGCGTTCAACGATCTCTCCTCGGCGGCTTGCCCGCCGCGACCGGAGCGCCACCACGCGGTCGAATCAAACGAGTTCGTCGGCATGGCACTGGCAACGCTTGGTTTTTGCTCTTGTTATTTTACGGTGCAAAATGTGGAAAAAAAGCGGCGATTTTCTCGACGAACTGCGGCGAACCGATCCTCGGCCCCCGGGGTAAGTAATGTTGGCGGTTTCGAAGCGTCGGAGACATTTCTCGACGTGAAATTCGTTGCGCGTTTCCGGTTAACCTGCAAGAAATATTTAGGCGCAAATCAAAATGGTGGTAACCGCGTGCTTGTACTTTTGCCGCTTTTTTTTTCACGGATAAAAGCGAATCGTCTCGCTATTATAACCTCAAATCGGCGTTAAATCGATGGCGGTTTTCGAATTTCGGTTTTTGATATGGGACCGATTTgtgatttttccattttttttttgcagaggCCATGGTCAGGGCAGATTTATTGGAACAAATACCGCACATGGCATCGCAAGCATTGAAATACTCCAATCGGGTAGAGTCCCTGAAGACCATCATCAGCGAGTATCTGTTGCCGTTAGTGGTGCGCAACTTGGGCTGTTCGGACAATGCTGTCGACAAAGCTGCACATGCGACATTGATCCACCTGCTGGAACAGGGGCTGATCACGAAACCGCAGGCGGAAATACAAGTCTGTCCGGCCATACTAGCCCTCTCTAACGAAGAACAGAGCGCGGACATAAACACTGGGGCCATTACAGTAAGTTTGCTTCATTTTGTTATCATTTCGGTCATgttaaaataacgttcatcTCATACATCGCAGTGACTGCGTGAAAGACATGGGTAGTGAGATGTTTTATAATTGTGTCTCACTACCTTGTCTTTCATGTGGAGGCTGTTGCAGTGCGACAGTTTGACCACCACTTGATCTCACCTCTGCTTGTCAGAGTTGGCGGTTTTAGATTATAACATTCTATCACAGCCAGCTTTGATGAGCAAAGTTGAGTGTCTTTTTCAACAGTAGATATCTAAGAAGTGCCCATCGAACGAGGATGCCCGAGTCGTCAATTTGGTTGTGAACTCTTATTTTCAATAGATATCACAGCCACTTTGATGAGCTCGGTTGTCTTTGAAACCATCAGTGTGAAGATTGTGGATTACAGTCGGTGCCCTATCAGTCAATTTGGTTGTGAAACCTTGCAATTGTTCGGGTATCACAGCCATTTTGACGAGTTTGGTTGACGACGTTTACATCGATAGCTCCAGGATTGTCCTTCAAAtggtttttcaatttttatgtgCTGTGTCGCTCATCAACTGGATGTGAAATGGATTTGTAGCTCATATCACAGCCAGCTTTGATGAGCGCTACAACATCTAATGTACACCATTCCATGCTTGACTTTCTCCTATGTTCCAGGTACTTTTGtggattgattttttttttctttcttaatttttGGTGTATGCTTTCGCTCATCAACTGGATGTGAAATGTATTTAGCATCATATCACAGCCAGCTTTGATGAGCGCAAGAGTACACGGTACACATCAGCCGGCCATGTGAGTAAACTTGATggaaaatgttattttcacCTTCATTACGCGGTGGAGTTGAACACGATTGTTTTTCTTTGCAGTTGATGAGCAAAATGGCTCCGCTTCTGGGACGTGACGTTACCGAGCGGGTGTTTCTGAGAAGATTTTCGCAGCTGTGCTCCAGTAACATGTTTTACACCAGAAAGGTGTGTGCATCGCACATCGGCGATTTTTGCGCAATCGTCGGCAAGGACCAGTTTGAAAAGGTCTTGGTAAGTacaagtgatttttttttgcgtgTGACAAATGTGTAATAGGATATTGTACAatttcaataacaaaatttttgtgaccgGCGATAATCTGCTTCGCATAACTAACGAGAAATGTTCTGGACAAGATAACATAAGCCTGCGAAGTAAAACGATATTTTTGTAAGCAATGTGTGTTGTcttcaaacaaaacaaaaacgttCGAGTTACACAAGAATGTGTTCGGtttaaataatgcaaaaattttaCGTTTTACGATCTGCAGAACCGTTATAATACTTGTAGAACTAACAAAGCGCACGATAACCTTATTGTAGAGTTGTttctaaagtaaaaattcaAGTTTCTTAAATAACGTTATCGTACACGTTTCCGCTTCAACCAGAAGTTTTGAAACGGagattttcgatttttaaaaattcgcaTTCCGCGGaaccatttttatttagagTTAAAAGAGATTGAGTTGTTCAACCACAGAATTGTAGCGGTGATaaatttagaaatgtcaataaatttgaaagtttaGTAGCAGTTAAATATTAATTGACTCATTATTTGTTGAGTCTAGATTCTGCAAGGAATTTCAAACGTAAGATAGGTCAtggcgatttttaaatttataaatccacgttagtttttttttatgtattaaggaaAATGGGATATCCGATCTAAAAAGTTTTCAAATCaccactgtttttttttaaccacaTTCTTCGTTATAGATTTGAtttgaattgaattaatgatGAATTTAGACGACGGTCTTCTGATAAGACATAATGAAGGATAAGTTACGTCTACCTGATACAGTTATAACGAGAAATTGatcgttgttttttttctgCTTTCAAATAATGacacgaattttttttttgtagctgCCGTGTTACATCGCCTTGTGCCAAGACGAAATATGGGGTGTCAGAAAATCGTGTGCGGAGGTAGTAATGTTCGTTTCTACCGTGTGTTCGCCGGAAATACGGCGAACAACTCTGGCTCCGGTGTTCGCAAAACTTTTGCAAGACGATTGCAGATGGGTGCAAATGTCGGCATTTCAGACGTTAGGACCTTTTATATCAACATTTGCCGATCCCTCCATAACAAACACGGCCTACAACAGTCAAGGTGAATTAGTTTTTGTCAACAAGGACGGCAACGAATTTTTGTAAGTTGACAGCGAACGAACTGGAAGAGTCGTTACCGTTGTGCGTGTCCATTTCAGAATAAACTCACCCTCAATTCCCGACGTTAGATTTAAGTATTTACCGAGACAACCGTCAGCTTTAAATTCTGGCCTCGTCAAGTCGTGCAGCGACATAGGACTCGGCGATTGGTGGCAAATTGACGAGGAAGATTCTAAACTTAAATTGGAGAGCGAAATAATAGAGGGAATGAGTACCGAGTTGGATAGCGAACAGACGGCAGAAGAAAATTTCGATCTGGACACTAGTTGTGTCGGTCAGACGGACGAGGACATCAAAGAAATCGTCGAAACTGTGAAAAATGCCGTACTGAGCTACAGAAACGTAGAACAAGAACACGGTGTGATAGGAGATAACTTAAAAACTAACTTAAGCAATGCAAATGTGATAAgtaatattaaaaatgcaacttGTGATAACTTAGGTAGCGCTATTACTGAATTAGATGCCGATTTTAAAAACATGACGGTCAAGAACCTAGACGAACCTAGTACATCAAAGTACGATCCCATTGCAAAGGTTTCTGATAACACTAACATTTCCGATAGCAATGTGGAGTCCACCACCGAAGTAAAAGTAGAAAGCACCGAAAACAATCAGGTAATTTTGAATAGTGAGAGTGAGAAAGAAGACGATAACTTACACTTGTACAATTCATACAATTATTGGTACATAAGTCCTGATATGACGTTAGATCTCAGTTTTCTCGAGGAAGGACAACTAGGTCGAGGTAAAATGGATAGAGATTTAAGGGTAAGTAATATGCAGAGCTTTACTAACGCACTTGTGTCATCATAAATTGCTTGGCTTTGTATTTTGTGCtcattaatacatatttcgtGCCTCATTTTCTATATGATATCCACATAACGTAAGTACCAGTTTGTatgtttgtcttttttttccaccttgaaataataattacatacaATGGAATTTATGatgatacattttttattgtgatGAATTTAGACGACGGTCTTCTGACACAAATTTGAAGTTATAAACGTCATTCTGATTGATTTGTTAATATCACTCTATAAAATCGtttcgatattgttttttaattagtttgttttaattttagatcGTACTAGAGGATTCGCTCACGGACATAAAGTTGACAGACGACTCTCCTGAGACTGGCAAAAATGAAACTTCTTTTAATTCCGGTAGGTACGCTTCGGTTTTTGTCTCTATGAAATAGAGAAACACCAAAAGTGATTATATCGTACAAGACGATAAACACGTGAAGATAATTTTGTATAAGGCAGACTATGATTAAATTGAATTACGTTCGCGACATCTTAACGTGTTTTTGCTTCGTGGAGTTTGATTGTGTGATGTATTTTTAGAATCGCAAGAGTCTGAAACGAAAGAAATTGTACCGATCGAACCGGAGCAAGACATCGTCCCGCAAGTTCTCATCAGTCATTTCTTTTTGATGACCGACGCTTCATTTTCGATCAACATTGACAACGAAATGTCATACCATTGCGCCTATTCACTGCCTGCAGTAGCGTTAACGTTAGAAAATAAGAACTGGCCACTTCTGAAACATACCATCGAACGTTTGGCGAGCGACATGCAATACAAAGTTAGAAGAACAGTCGCCAGTAGCTTGCACGAATTGGCCTTCATCTTAGGTCGAGATATAGCGACGGAACACTTAACACCAATCTTTGAAGGGTTCATCAAAGATCTCGAC encodes:
- the LOC138140024 gene encoding serine/threonine-protein phosphatase 4 regulatory subunit 1-like isoform X1; this translates as MADISLIQDVCMDDCDEGVYEQGDCSSGSPADDDVLPPLSRVQKYAQSGNVYDRQMVARIVQELFRTAPADVLAEEIPNIMTIVRNLGEKDEAMVRADLLEQIPHMASQALKYSNRVESLKTIISEYLLPLVVRNLGCSDNAVDKAAHATLIHLLEQGLITKPQAEIQVCPAILALSNEEQSADINTGAITLMSKMAPLLGRDVTERVFLRRFSQLCSSNMFYTRKVCASHIGDFCAIVGKDQFEKVLLPCYIALCQDEIWGVRKSCAEVVMFVSTVCSPEIRRTTLAPVFAKLLQDDCRWVQMSAFQTLGPFISTFADPSITNTAYNSQGELVFVNKDGNEFLINSPSIPDVRFKYLPRQPSALNSGLVKSCSDIGLGDWWQIDEEDSKLKLESEIIEGMSTELDSEQTAEENFDLDTSCVGQTDEDIKEIVETVKNAVLSYRNVEQEHGVIGDNLKTNLSNANVISNIKNATCDNLGSAITELDADFKNMTVKNLDEPSTSKYDPIAKVSDNTNISDSNVESTTEVKVESTENNQVILNSESEKEDDNLHLYNSYNYWYISPDMTLDLSFLEEGQLGRGKMDRDLRIVLEDSLTDIKLTDDSPETGKNETSFNSESQESETKEIVPIEPEQDIVPQVLISHFFLMTDASFSINIDNEMSYHCAYSLPAVALTLENKNWPLLKHTIERLASDMQYKVRRTVASSLHELAFILGRDIATEHLTPIFEGFIKDLDEVRIGILKHLAYFLKIIKPAKRLAYLPRLQEFLRTENEWNWRFRHELATQLLSIVTLFKPVDSAKHIGFIAENLLHDVSAVRQAAISLITELLRHTSTKQGLNSLFLLRLVEKFAHSKKWKRRQTFALLCYKLLSSKALPPEQFASEIMPHLLDLSWDPVANVRLVVAKTIAQHIIPNEYFKDPSNQHLDSLEIVLRRLKTDKDRDVRQYAEINDKFDKPVSPPPSLDYNID
- the LOC138140024 gene encoding serine/threonine-protein phosphatase 4 regulatory subunit 1-like isoform X3, coding for MVARIVQELFRTAPADVLAEEIPNIMTIVRNLGEKDEAMVRADLLEQIPHMASQALKYSNRVESLKTIISEYLLPLVVRNLGCSDNAVDKAAHATLIHLLEQGLITKPQAEIQVCPAILALSNEEQSADINTGAITLMSKMAPLLGRDVTERVFLRRFSQLCSSNMFYTRKVCASHIGDFCAIVGKDQFEKVLLPCYIALCQDEIWGVRKSCAEVVMFVSTVCSPEIRRTTLAPVFAKLLQDDCRWVQMSAFQTLGPFISTFADPSITNTAYNSQGELVFVNKDGNEFLINSPSIPDVRFKYLPRQPSALNSGLVKSCSDIGLGDWWQIDEEDSKLKLESEIIEGMSTELDSEQTAEENFDLDTSCVGQTDEDIKEIVETVKNAVLSYRNVEQEHGVIGDNLKTNLSNANVISNIKNATCDNLGSAITELDADFKNMTVKNLDEPSTSKYDPIAKVSDNTNISDSNVESTTEVKVESTENNQVILNSESEKEDDNLHLYNSYNYWYISPDMTLDLSFLEEGQLGRGKMDRDLRIVLEDSLTDIKLTDDSPETGKNETSFNSESQESETKEIVPIEPEQDIVPQVLISHFFLMTDASFSINIDNEMSYHCAYSLPAVALTLENKNWPLLKHTIERLASDMQYKVRRTVASSLHELAFILGRDIATEHLTPIFEGFIKDLDEVRIGILKHLAYFLKIIKPAKRLAYLPRLQEFLRTENEWNWRFRHELATQLLSIVTLFKPVDSAKHIGFIAENLLHDVSAVRQAAISLITELLRHTSTKQGLNSLFLLRLVEKFAHSKKWKRRQTFALLCYKLLSSKALPPEQFASEIMPHLLDLSWDPVANVRLVVAKTIAQHIIPNEYFKDPSNQHLDSLEIVLRRLKTDKDRDVRQYAEINDKFDKPVSPPPSLDYNID
- the LOC138140024 gene encoding serine/threonine-protein phosphatase 4 regulatory subunit 1-like isoform X2 gives rise to the protein MADISLIQDVCMDDCDEGVYEQGDCSSGSPADDDVLPPLSRVQKYAQSGNVYDRQMVARIVQELFRTAPADVLAEEIPNIMTIVRNLGEKDEAMVRADLLEQIPHMASQALKYSNRVESLKTIISEYLLPLVVRNLGCSDNAVDKAAHATLIHLLEQGLITKPQAEIQVCPAILALSNEEQSADINTGAITLMSKMAPLLGRDVTERVFLRRFSQLCSSNMFYTRKVCASHIGDFCAIVGKDQFEKVLLPCYIALCQDEIWGVRKSCAEVVMFVSTVCSPEIRRTTLAPVFAKLLQDDCRWVQMSAFQTLGPFISTFADPSITNTAYNSQGELVFVNKDGNEFLINSPSIPDVRFKYLPRQPSALNSGLVKSCSDIGLGDWWQIDEEDSKLKLESEIIEGMSTELDSEQTAEENFDLDTSCVGQTDEDIKEIVETVKNAVLSYRNVEQEHGVIGDNLKTNLSNANVISNIKNATCDNLGSAITELDADFKNMTVKNLDEPSTSKYDPIAKVSDNTNISDSNVESTTEVKVESTENNQIVLEDSLTDIKLTDDSPETGKNETSFNSESQESETKEIVPIEPEQDIVPQVLISHFFLMTDASFSINIDNEMSYHCAYSLPAVALTLENKNWPLLKHTIERLASDMQYKVRRTVASSLHELAFILGRDIATEHLTPIFEGFIKDLDEVRIGILKHLAYFLKIIKPAKRLAYLPRLQEFLRTENEWNWRFRHELATQLLSIVTLFKPVDSAKHIGFIAENLLHDVSAVRQAAISLITELLRHTSTKQGLNSLFLLRLVEKFAHSKKWKRRQTFALLCYKLLSSKALPPEQFASEIMPHLLDLSWDPVANVRLVVAKTIAQHIIPNEYFKDPSNQHLDSLEIVLRRLKTDKDRDVRQYAEINDKFDKPVSPPPSLDYNID